Part of the Plasmodium knowlesi strain H genome assembly, chromosome: 11 genome is shown below.
TATTCAATTGTTTTCCTAGGCGTTAATGGAGTCGGGAAGTCAACAAATCTAGCCAAGGTTTGCTACTACCTTAAGACAAAAGGGAACCTAAAAATTATGATTGCAGCGTGCGATACTTTTAGAGCTGGTGCAGTGGAACAGCTGAGAACCCACGCCAATTGTTTAGATGTATTCCTTTACGAAAAGGGATATGGAAAAGATGCAGCCGCTATTGCGAAAGAAGCCATTGCATatgcaaagaaggaaaattttaatgtcATCCTCATTGATACTGCTGGAAGAATGCAAGATAATGAACCACTCATGAGATCGTTAGGGAAACTCATCCTCATCAACAACcctgattttattttatttgttggCGAAGCATTAGTTGGTAATGATGCCATCGACCAATTGAAAAAGTTCAACCAAGCCTTAACGGATGCTACGTGCAATTCAAATAAGAGAACCATCGATGGAATCCTCCTTACCAAATTTGACACCGTTGATGATAAAGTGGGCACGGCCCTTTCCATGGTTTACCTGACAGGAAAGCCAATCGTTTTCGTCGGTATCGGTCAGAAATACACCCACTTGAAGAAGTTCAATGTCAGTATGGTCGTCAAGGCGTTGAGCTAGGCTGGGCGCAAAAGGTTCGTGGCATGTTACGTGCAAACTATGCGCTCAGATGCGCGATCAACGATGTGTATTGGAGAGCAATCCCCCCCTAGGGTGATAACTACCACATACACAAACAGAAGCAGAAGCAGAAGGGGTATCTTTTTTCATTGCACCTCTTATGAAGGTTCTATTGATTTTGCCGCTGCACCGGTCAGACCCTATTTGTAATAATGTGGACCCCCTTCCCGAGGAGTTCCATACTTCATATTCTAAACAATTCATCCAGGTCCTGAACCTGTTCGTGATTAAACGAACCTCCTTCCAAGGGAACCCATGATCAGTGCAAATTTCGACCGATCATTCCAGAGCACGCAGAAAacgttttgtttttccctcaTGTGCCCATTTTTGTATGTGTCTGCATATATATCACCATGTGCCCAAGCGCACGCATCTATTTgcttaaataattaaaaatgtgttcatTCGGAGGTTTTCCttatttgcattttcctGCCATGACATTACTTTATATTTCACtcctcttttcctccccccccctttttttttttttttttttttttttgttgttgttgttctattatatatatataaacctTTCAAACTGGAGATGACTCACGTTAATGATCAAAAGTTCTTCTTCAAACATTGTGAGTACGCAGAATGGTTGTGTATGTATAAGCATGTTGTAGTTTTACGGGTCTGTACCCAGACAATGCCACATATGCGCAGGAAATTGTCCAGCGGGGAAACAATTCCTGCTGTAGAAGAAcagaacctttttttttcagcaccacgggaaggcaaaaaaatcgCGTATTCTATTGATGCAACTAAAGGAACAATCGTAATTAGAGGTGAACCATCGAAAGGAAACCTAAGTGTGCATTGTGAAGGACTTATTAGCGGAACATCCATTTACTTctgtctctttttttttttttttttttttttcctttccactgATAGGTAGATGGATTGGACAGAAAAACTATTTTGTAAAAGGTCATTAATTGAAAGAGTGTCGTTCCGCTTGTGAAGCTCCATTTTGACGAGCTCACTGGAAAAATGGATTGGGTAAAAATGGCGTCTACGTTGGATGCATGTAAGGTGCACGCATATGTGTGTTCCTCTTATGGGAAGAAGTGATGGTAGTGAcacaaaggagggaaaacgCCCCTCATGTGGTAATGTGCACAAGGCTACCttcaaggaaaaaaggcaGATATCGCGGCCTACGCATAGATCCAGGGCTTGGAGTGATCACTCCACTGTACCAACTCGTCGGCCTTAAACCAAATGTTAATTTCTCGATTGGCTGACGCAACGGAATCACTACCGTGTATCACATTCCGGCTAACCTCCAGACAAAAGTCGCCCCTTATGGTACCGGTATTGCTACTCAAGGGATTGGTTTCTCCAATGAGTTTCCTTCCTTGATTTACAATTTCGGCTCCTTCCCAAACCATGGCAACAACGGGACCTTTACTGATGTACTCAACGAGGGTATTAAAAAATGGCTTGTCCGCTAACTCCTTGTAATGTTCTTTAAGTATTTCCTTCGTCGgatttaacatttttaatgcTATCATTttgtatccttttttttcgaaacgCTTAATGATGGTCCCAACCAATCCCCTCTGAACTCCATCCGGTTTCACCATAATAAaacttttctccattttttccgtcTGCAATGTAAAGGGGTTCTTCAATTAAGTCAGGTCTCTTGACGTCACTTGGCCGCTTCGTCCAAATCGGGTGCTTTCACCAAAGGGGCCTGATGGCAGGGTGATGTTTATCTTGGAGGTGTGTTTCCGCAGGGGAACTAAACACACTGCTTCCACCTGCGAGGGAAGTTACAAAGGCTGCGGTGAGAGACTTGCATAAAGAGATACGTAGTGGGATAAGGTgacacccccaaaaaaaaagaaaaaaaaaaaaaaaaaaaaaaaaaaaaaagcacctTAGCAGATCGCACTGACAGATACCCAAGAAGGGAGATGCTTCAATATAAGGTCAAAAGTAATAGTTCCAAATTATATGGTAATTAACGTGCAAAATATTATGTCATACGAGAAATCGATCGAAAAGGtgtataaagaaaaaaaaaaaaaaaaactcacaTGTTGATATTCAGAAAAATTGCACTAAGATGACGTTGCTCATTAATTTCCAGTTAGTACTTTTTGCCCGACTCTTCTCACACAATCATTACACTTTTTAGTGCCTCTTTTTCTGGGGGAGATTTCTTGGTCCCTCTTCGCGGAACCTTATGgctacacttttttttttttttccctcacaGAATAGCCCCGCCATGGTAGGGACCATTTTGATTCACTTTCCGTGAAAGATGATACGCCAAGGGGAGAAGTGCAAATACCTATAACCCTGCACATTCGGAGAAAATTTGGGAGATTCTTAGATCTCACTCCGCATGGCTACGACACACCTTTTTGCTTAATGCGCACAGCTTAGCTCATATAGCTACACAATGGAACGATGATAAAAGTATATTTTACAGGGCCCCATGTAGGCATAgagaaatataatatatattagtGATGTGCAAAGCGTGAATACCCCCACTCTCATTGCATATGCATGAAATGAGGTAGGGGCATTTTCTTACACTTATATCGACCCCGCGGTGAGAGGAGAACACTCTATACAACCGCCTACATGTGAATATAAAGGTGCcgcataagaaaaaaaaaaaaaatatatatatatacaagaaatgaacagaaatgaacaaaaaaagaacaaatggtataaaaataaaaattcctAACTGTGCTTGAACGTTCCCACTTTATACAAATAAAGCACGTTAcctatttttcattcctcatttttaacattttctgGTTAATTAGTTTTTATCTTCACCccaatcctttttttttttcttttttttttgatactGGGCATTTCGACTTTTCTCtgcctttcccttttcatctCGCATatgagtaaaaaatataaagataTTTTAGGACTTAATctaggggaataaaaaattagcGCAGTCTAAGAATAGTTCACAAAGGGAAACTAAGCCGGGGATTCGAAATTATCGTCACCGCAACGCAAACTAATTGCGAATAGAAACCTCCAAAATTAAGAACTACCCTCTCTGCGCTAAGCACCATACGAATACAGAAATGAGCAAATAAATCGATTTTAAggtcattttcattttcattttctttttcttttttttttttttttttgaactttGTTAAATTTCCCAAATTATGGAAAAGTCAATATAATACTTTCCGCAAAGGTTATATGATTGACGAAAATTCGTCCCCCATTTTATAAGTGGAGAAATACCGTGCTGCGTAGGCAGTGCTAGTTGCAACCGGCCGGAGAGACCATCCGCCCTGCGTTCGTTCCACAATAGGTTACCAGGTCTCCTAACTACGCTTGGCAAAATGCTCGACATCTCTGATGAACAGAGCGCGCTGCAAATAAAGTTTCTAAAGGCGCTTGACCTGTTCTGCATTTTTAAGTTTATCATCACCAATGACGTAAAGATACACGAGAGGCAGACGTACGACCTGCTGATAAGCATCCTTAACTCGTACTCTCTCATCAATATCAAGAATCCCTCTggggaaatattttcagAAACGGAAAAGATATACAAGAAATACTTTTGGAGCAAtggggaggaagagaagagcACATCTGCCTCTGTCCGTTGTGAAGGGAAAGTCGTGCCAGACTCAGAGCAGGCACAGCGAAATGGCCCCACTGTCCTGAAGAGCAAAACATACAATGGGTTGAGCAACGTACAAAAGGGGATGAACAAGTCAAGGGAAATCTTCACAAACGACTCGCTCTTCTCGAAACACCTAAATAACAAACaaatatttcaattttttaaatttcccaAGAGCAAAAAAGTGGGAGACTACGTGAACAAGTGTTGTGTAGACGAACTCATAAACGAGCCattaaatataaatgtagGATTCGTAAAAtttgacaagaaaaaaagacggaaaaagaagaggaagagaccCGAAAAAGGTACAGTTAGTATCCCTACGAACTTGTGTAAATATAACAGCGACTCAGGGATACATAATTCTCGTCTCAAGAATTCTTGCAGTTGTTTTTACCAATCAAAGGAAAACtctaaaatttttaaaaataattttaaaaaaatggccaaTGAAGCCGATCTATCCGTTTCTGATTCTTCTGAATTATTTTCCAGCTTGAGAACAAAATTTGTTAAAGATTCTGCCAGTAGATACTTCGCCTTGGACAACCCCAACGGAAGCAACTCTGAGGATGAATCTGATTATAACTATTACAGTGAGAATACCAATAGGGACGACCCGGGGAATGCGACCCACAATAACAGAAACGTGAAACTGCGGAATCAGTTCCTCTCGGTTAAACTCTCCATGTATAACTCGCGTCTGTGTAATAGCGGCGGGAAGGCGCACCCCGCGGGTGCAGAGGACCTCGGCGTCTCAAACACGAACAAGACCGTTAAGATGATGAGCCCCGCAAACCACCCTAAGTATGATAGCCACGCTAACAGCTCAAACCATGCTATAGCGGCAAACCATGCCATCGCCACAAACCACTTTTACGACGAAACCTCCATGTGTTTCAACCACTTCTACGAAATACACAACATTCTCAATCGAGACCCCAATGGTTTacgcaaaataaaaattatgataaAGAAGGACATCGGAACTATTAGCATATCCCCATTCTACGTAAACTTCGACTGGACGAGGATATTCAAAAGGGTCTGCACAGCTTTTAACATAACCAATTTTAATTACAAGAATCAAGGAATCTATCAAATTATAAATTCCTGTTTCAGTACGCCAGAATCCagggaaattttaaaacacatttttctcGACGACCTTTATGAGCAACAGGAAATATTTGATAGCGAAAtgaatggcaaaaaaaatgctaagaaaaaaaatttcctgaagatgaaaaataaagagcATGTTTTAGAAATACTGGATGATGAGAAAAGAATTAAtgtcctttattttattaatcgGTTTTTGTATTCACAGAAGACACCCCTCTCCAATTTATTTACAAGTTATTGCTTGCAGAAGGGCACCAATTCCGAGGAAAACGCGACATGGAAAAGGTTAAAGCTGTCGAAAGAATCAGCACAGCCACTCCTATCGCAACAACAGGAACAACAGGAACAACAGACAAAATCACCCCCACCGGTGCAGGTCTGTCATTCCTGCACACCCGACGACGACCCACCGTTTGACGAACTCACAATCGATTACCTACTCTTTCTAATGctcttcgaaaaaaaaattgacgagAAATTTCACAAATACCTGCTTGGCAAAATTGAATCGTGTAAAGACTACTTGGCAGACGAGGGGCAAGAGAAAAACGCCTCCACCGAATCATCTTTGGATTCACAACAAAACTGGAATACCTCTCATCATCAAGTCCGAAAGATTGATTGTAGTTCTTTCCACGTGCATAGGGAAGTAGAAAAGCAGGTGAAGGATACTGATCCATCCGATGCTACGCAAAGTCACCTTGATGAGTTTAAACAAAGCGAAATTTCTTTCGGAAAATTTGGAGTAAGCCCTATTGATCATGATGGTAACCTTAGGGGAGGCGACAAAATGGAAGTCTCTTTACCATCAGGGGGAAGGTACCCTTCATCTACCGTCAATGGGGAATTAACTTCCATGGGTTCATTTGCGTCCCTTGCGTCTCTCACATCATTCACCTCCTTCGGGACACAGATGACCATAACGACGCATGATAGTATTTCCACACAGAGTGCCATCCCAACGAACGCTACCATCTGTCGGAAGGTTACCCTCGCGTCGGATAATACCAACAGCACATGCAACACGAGCAGCACAACGCCAGGTGGGATATCCCTCATCAATTTACAAAGCACAAACGAGGTCTGTGACGAAACCGTAACGAATCCCCCCGCAAAGGTGGCATATATACAATCGGAGTCGGATGAATGCCAAAACAAAATACAActtgtaaaaaaaacgaacaaacagAACGAAGAAAGAACGAATGAACAACCGAATGAACGAACGAATGAACAATCGAATGAACAACCAAATGAACAATCAAATGAAcaaccaaatgaacaaacgaatgaacaaacgaatgaacaaatgaatgaGTCTATGAAAGGCACCACGGAGGATGGTCACaaagaaatgcaaaaggGGCTCGAAAACGATGAACATAATTATTaccaattaaaaaaaacagaacttGCATCTGATATAGAATCCAATAATAAGAGCCGAGCAAAATACGCATCGGAAATTCAAAACGAAATAACCCTGCTCAAGTGCATAAGACCCTTTCCAACAGTCTACTGGctaataaacaaaaatatgtgtGGTTATATTTCccatttagaaaaaatgaatataataaaaaatatagagtTCTTCGTAAATtgcaagaaggaagaattccGCCTGCTCAGATACTATCTCATCTATGACCATCTCAAATACATAATAATTCGGTTGAGACATGTTCACAAGAGAATCTTGCGCTTCTTTTACAACCTATTTTTAAAtagttttaattttaaaaaacaattCACACAGCATGAGAACAACCATTGTTGTATATCTTCCATTTACACAAATTCATTTGATTTCTCTCCTCATGTTTTAAGTAAATTCATACATACCTATCAGATTGACTCGCAAGTTATTAACGAAATTTTTCGGAAGATTAACACTTTAAGGGTTAAAGGAATTGGAGGCATTTCCAACTTCTTAACTGTTAAGTGTATACACCTTTATTTTGCTTCTCATTTGTCTTATCCAAACACCATTGGCTATATTTTGGAGGAAATTTTCAAGTCCTAACACTCCGTTTTACTTTCCCATGTGgggttttcttcctttgtgtcagcttttcctcctctctcCTCTCCATACGTTTAATTATTCCCGCTTTCCGCTTCATGTTTGTGTTTTATCCTCCACGTGCTGACAGCAGCGCGTGGCgcaattttcccctttcaaCTTCCCAACATGgaaacaacattttttttttttttttttttttttttcgcctctTCTTCGTCCAAATATACTTCCTTCGTGGAAAGTATGCCAAAGAAAGAGGACGCAAAGGCTATCCCACAAATGAGATtgcctttccttcttattgcCCGTCCAAAGCATGTCACAAAGGTGACttagaaaaaaagggtgaatATCGTAGCAACATTTCATACACACTCCATGTTCAATCAACCAAAGCCTCTCAAACATGAAGTGAagtttttaaagaaaattatgcGCACCCTTATGATGTTCACTTTACGCTGCACTTTCTCAACCGTTGGAACAAAAAGCATAAGCAGCTaccctttctttttgtaatttccTCCCATTTTTCACTACCAGCACGGCAAGGCGTCtaattttccctccttttccaAGCAGAGGAATAACGAAAGGGGGTGTATCCCCTATCATAAGATGCTTCGTTGGGGGTGACTCATGTAGGTACTCCCCTccccctctccttttttataaagaTCAAGGAACTTCTGAACGGAATTATTCTTACCATGTTAATTACTCGTAACCAGTGAGGgataccccccccccaaaaaaaaaggcacgtataaaatatttctacaCAATTACACGAAACCCCTTTATGGTGCGCATTTTTAATGTGTTAGTCAAATTTGGAGCAAACATTACGTTACCCAGCGTTGCAGTTGTTTACCTTCAATATGCCCCGTTTTATTTGCGCATTTTTACGTTAGAACAATACGATTAGGTAGTGCCTTGGttataatttataaaaagtGGAGATTCTCCTTTCTGCTTTCCCCGTTTTTATACCAACCATGTACATTGCAACGGTACAAAGGACCCCTCGAAGAATAACCGAAGGGGGGTTGACCCACATGATGTGCACAAGATGGGGACGCGTACACATGGGCTACGAAATATTATTGTGTTGTATGACACATTACAATATATGGAAGTTCCAAAAATCTTTCCCTCTCTTGCGTGagaattttttatatgttcatatgGAAGGTACAGTATGACCGTTTCGCAAGAGGGTCCTCCTCATTCCAACACAGCATGCAGACAAAAATgcgccccctttttttttttttttttttgtgcaaataTATTCTCAAGTAACGTTCCACATGCGTGTGATCCGAGTCATGCGAGTATGTACCCACGGCGAGGCACATCTCAATGGAACCCGGTTTGCCCCCCA
Proteins encoded:
- a CDS encoding nucleoside diphosphate kinase b, putative — encoded protein: MEKSFIMVKPDGVQRGLVGTIIKRFEKKGYKMIALKMLNPTKEILKEHYKELADKPFFNTLVEYISKGPVVAMVWEGAEIVNQGRKLIGETNPLSSNTGTIRGDFCLEVSRNVIHGSDSVASANREINIWFKADELVQWSDHSKPWIYA
- a CDS encoding rhoptry protein RHOP148, putative, producing MLDISDEQSALQIKFLKALDLFCIFKFIITNDVKIHERQTYDLLISILNSYSLINIKNPSGEIFSETEKIYKKYFWSNGEEEKSTSASVRCEGKVVPDSEQAQRNGPTVLKSKTYNGLSNVQKGMNKSREIFTNDSLFSKHLNNKQIFQFFKFPKSKKVGDYVNKCCVDELINEPLNINVGFVKFDKKKRRKKKRKRPEKGTVSIPTNLCKYNSDSGIHNSRLKNSCSCFYQSKENSKIFKNNFKKMANEADLSVSDSSELFSSLRTKFVKDSASRYFALDNPNGSNSEDESDYNYYSENTNRDDPGNATHNNRNVKLRNQFLSVKLSMYNSRLCNSGGKAHPAGAEDLGVSNTNKTVKMMSPANHPKYDSHANSSNHAIAANHAIATNHFYDETSMCFNHFYEIHNILNRDPNGLRKIKIMIKKDIGTISISPFYVNFDWTRIFKRVCTAFNITNFNYKNQGIYQIINSCFSTPESREILKHIFLDDLYEQQEIFDSEMNGKKNAKKKNFLKMKNKEHVLEILDDEKRINVLYFINRFLYSQKTPLSNLFTSYCLQKGTNSEENATWKRLKLSKESAQPLLSQQQEQQEQQTKSPPPVQVCHSCTPDDDPPFDELTIDYLLFLMLFEKKIDEKFHKYLLGKIESCKDYLADEGQEKNASTESSLDSQQNWNTSHHQVRKIDCSSFHVHREVEKQVKDTDPSDATQSHLDEFKQSEISFGKFGVSPIDHDGNLRGGDKMEVSLPSGGRYPSSTVNGELTSMGSFASLASLTSFTSFGTQMTITTHDSISTQSAIPTNATICRKVTLASDNTNSTCNTSSTTPGGISLINLQSTNEVCDETVTNPPAKVAYIQSESDECQNKIQLVKKTNKQNEERTNEQPNERTNEQSNEQPNEQSNEQPNEQTNEQTNEQMNESMKGTTEDGHKEMQKGLENDEHNYYQLKKTELASDIESNNKSRAKYASEIQNEITLLKCIRPFPTVYWLINKNMCGYISHLEKMNIIKNIEFFVNCKKEEFRLLRYYLIYDHLKYIIIRLRHVHKRILRFFYNLFLNSFNFKKQFTQHENNHCCISSIYTNSFDFSPHVLSKFIHTYQIDSQVINEIFRKINTLRVKGIGGISNFLTVKCIHLYFASHLSYPNTIGYILEEIFKS